From the Chloroflexus aurantiacus J-10-fl genome, one window contains:
- a CDS encoding DegT/DnrJ/EryC1/StrS family aminotransferase — MTTSWRVPFGDLRRSHQALTADLIAAAGRVIESGWFILGHEVAAFEQEFATFCGARHCVGVASGAEALYLALAAAGIGPGDEVITVANACMYDVAAILQAGARPVLVDVDPATQNIDPAAVAAAITPRTKAVIPVHLFGRLADMAAITALAERHGLVVIEDAAQAHGAWRTGADGQPRMAGQWGNLAAFSFYPSKNLGALGDGGAVVTNDDQMAAQLRRLRMYGWERKYYTSEVGGRNSRLDELQAALLRVKLPHLAAANAARRERAAWYATALADLPLGLPVDEPGHVYHLYVVTLPDRASRDRLRDHLLANGIGCDIHYPVPTHLQPAYADLGYHPGSLPVTEDLAGRILSLPMYPELTYEEIMLVAETIRAGGIW, encoded by the coding sequence ATGACAACATCATGGCGGGTGCCGTTTGGCGATTTACGACGCAGTCATCAGGCACTCACCGCAGACCTGATCGCTGCCGCCGGTCGTGTGATTGAGAGCGGCTGGTTTATTTTGGGTCATGAAGTTGCTGCTTTCGAGCAGGAGTTTGCCACGTTTTGTGGTGCCCGCCATTGTGTTGGTGTGGCCAGTGGTGCCGAAGCGTTGTACCTGGCACTGGCGGCTGCCGGGATCGGCCCTGGTGATGAAGTGATTACCGTCGCAAATGCGTGCATGTACGACGTAGCTGCCATTCTTCAGGCCGGTGCACGTCCAGTACTGGTTGATGTTGATCCCGCTACGCAGAATATTGATCCGGCGGCAGTGGCGGCGGCTATCACTCCGCGCACGAAAGCCGTGATTCCGGTACATCTGTTCGGGCGGCTAGCCGATATGGCGGCTATTACGGCATTGGCCGAACGGCACGGTCTCGTCGTCATTGAAGATGCAGCGCAGGCGCACGGAGCATGGCGTACCGGTGCTGATGGACAACCACGGATGGCCGGGCAATGGGGTAATCTGGCAGCGTTTAGCTTCTACCCCAGCAAGAATCTGGGCGCGCTTGGTGATGGTGGTGCGGTAGTAACCAATGATGATCAGATGGCAGCGCAACTTCGTCGGTTGCGCATGTACGGCTGGGAACGCAAATACTACACGAGCGAGGTGGGTGGGCGGAATTCGCGCCTCGATGAGCTACAGGCAGCACTTCTGCGTGTCAAGCTCCCGCATCTTGCCGCCGCTAATGCGGCCCGTCGTGAACGGGCGGCCTGGTACGCGACTGCATTGGCCGATCTGCCGCTTGGTTTGCCGGTGGACGAGCCGGGTCACGTGTATCATCTCTATGTGGTCACCTTACCTGATCGGGCCAGCCGTGACCGGTTACGCGACCATCTCCTTGCCAACGGCATTGGTTGTGATATTCATTATCCGGTACCAACCCATCTACAACCGGCCTACGCCGATCTTGGCTATCATCCAGGAAGCCTGCCGGTGACCGAAGATCTGGCCGGACGCATTTTATCTCTGCCAATGTACCCGGAATTGACGTATGAAGAGATTATGCTGGTTGCCGAGACGATTCGAGCGGGGGGGATATGGTAA
- a CDS encoding Flp family type IVb pilin gives MVVTYLPRLVHTLRLHRERGQGLAEYGLIITLIALVCVLAISAIGGSLSDMYNTVAALFQ, from the coding sequence ATGGTCGTTACATACCTACCGCGTCTCGTACACACATTACGGCTGCACCGCGAGCGTGGACAGGGGCTGGCCGAGTACGGGTTAATTATCACATTAATTGCTCTAGTTTGTGTATTGGCAATCAGTGCGATTGGCGGCTCCTTGTCCGACATGTACAATACCGTTGCGGCGCTCTTCCAGTAG